From the Musa acuminata AAA Group cultivar baxijiao chromosome BXJ3-1, Cavendish_Baxijiao_AAA, whole genome shotgun sequence genome, the window CAATGATACAAGGTGCTTTCAGTACACAACAAAATCTCATATTACAATTACAAGCAGAGATCACACAAATCACCATTGCACAGAAAAAGTCTTTGAAATCAAGAACAATTATAGGGAACCTACTTTTGTACAATGTTTATGATCCTCAACTACAAGGATCTGAGTTTACACAGCCCTCGTTGCCACTGTTTTGATCTTCAACTTTGGCAATAGCTGTAGAAGTTATTGTAGATACTAAACATCCTTGCATTATCGATCCTTCAAGTCTGATCACAGGTGACTAGTTAGTCACAAAATGATACCTGGAATCAACATAGCTCTCGACATCCCATAGGAAGGAACCAAAGGTTACAGCCTCCAAAATAAGCCTCCTCAATCCTGCAAAACTTATCTTGATAAGTTCATCCTTTGACGAATCAATGGCTCCCTCGGGTGTAATGACAATCTCAGGCCTCCCGAATAGCGCCTCGGTGTGCTTCTCAATGATGCTAAAAGCTTCCTTCGATCTGATCGTGGCATGTCGTTGAAGAGTATCGGAATCAAAAGACATGACATAGGACCGCAGGCGGCAGGGCTTCATCCCACCCTGGCCAAAGCTTGGAGAAGACCATGATGACACCTCAGGGTGAGCTATCTCCGGTTGAGCAGATGGAACTGATTCATCGATCATCGCTTGCTTAATGGCACTCTCCTCTACATCTGATCCCCAAGGGAGAGTCTTCATGGACTTCTCAAGCTGGAACCTTTGGTCCACTCTCTTGAGGAAATAACCATACATCACAGAAGCAGCATACACCTGACCAACTCTAAGCTTGCTGATAGGCGCCACCGAGTTTGTGTCACTCGTCCGCTGCCCCAGTATAAGAGCCAGGTGGTTCTTGATCATCTCATAAGCCTCAGCAGAATGCAACCTTTCGAGTTTCTCATCCTCCGGTGGCCACTGATCGACCTTCCCCGAAGGGTCGGCCGATTGACATATAGCAGGAACCAAGGAAACATCAGCTTCGACAAACTTTTGGACGACCAGTGCATACAATATCTCCTCTAGAGCCCTTCTCCTCTCGTTAGCTTTCACCTCCGCAATCCTCCTAATAATTTCGATGTCATCTTTTGTTCATCATTATTTTCTCACCATAAAAGTTGGAACTTTTATCTACACAAAACTCTAATATCATGCAACTATAACAAAACAAAAACTACCTTTTA encodes:
- the LOC135629081 gene encoding UV-B-induced protein At3g17800, chloroplastic-like; this encodes MEAATSLQSSRFLCKAPGFGSRSCVLAAHRSSFLFFDPKPHLSTRGLKVFDGYCPISLSKQGQRRIGARRSTIVRASSSSPSSDPIAPLQLESPIGQFLSQILVSHPHLLPAAVDQQLEQLQTDREAAKNKEEPTPADTDIVLYRRIAEVKANERRRALEEILYALVVQKFVEADVSLVPAICQSADPSGKVDQWPPEDEKLERLHSAEAYEMIKNHLALILGQRTSDTNSVAPISKLRVGQVYAASVMYGYFLKRVDQRFQLEKSMKTLPWGSDVEESAIKQAMIDESVPSAQPEIAHPEVSSWSSPSFGQGGMKPCRLRSYVMSFDSDTLQRHATIRSKEAFSIIEKHTEALFGRPEIVITPEGAIDSSKDELIKISFAGLRRLILEAVTFGSFLWDVESYVDSRYHFVTN